A section of the Leptospira kobayashii genome encodes:
- a CDS encoding HD domain-containing phosphohydrolase produces the protein MRKIPIQDLAAGTKFNRSVYLDKDTVLVSSGQPITQQDLDRLRQFGISFVLTDGELVTEKESIKASSENSNYLDTNLPLSHNDETSARGKYILDKANGNKVEFTALFKDCFELVQKTYRSASEGKYTEIREFRDIAERITDHVKSNPQLPILLFAHSHSGYYLYSHICYATFFSILLGTYLEFSRPKLIDLAIAAIFADMGMVTVPEEVSEKKTALTELDHKTIKRHPVTGYQILTQRLKLKNSLAIVALQHHEAVDGTGYPQKITSNEMEELTRVFMIADQFSAMIATRPYRPAFLPYDAMKLMISVNVNRFDLKMVRLFLNKLGMFPIGSGVLLSDNRTGIVIDSNKDKPLRPVIRITKDAEGNRLKLLEFVDLMIDLNTYIQKAIPFAQIY, from the coding sequence ATGCGAAAGATACCGATTCAAGACCTGGCGGCAGGAACAAAATTCAACCGTTCGGTTTACTTAGACAAAGACACGGTGCTCGTGAGCTCTGGACAACCTATCACCCAGCAGGACTTAGACAGACTCAGACAATTCGGAATTTCTTTTGTTCTTACGGACGGGGAACTTGTTACTGAGAAAGAATCCATCAAAGCAAGTTCCGAAAATTCCAATTACCTCGATACAAATCTCCCTTTATCTCATAATGATGAGACTTCCGCTCGGGGAAAGTATATCCTGGATAAAGCAAATGGCAATAAAGTGGAGTTTACCGCTTTATTCAAAGACTGTTTCGAGCTGGTTCAAAAAACATACAGATCCGCTTCCGAAGGAAAATACACTGAAATCAGGGAATTTCGTGATATTGCAGAGAGAATCACTGATCATGTAAAATCAAATCCGCAGTTGCCCATTTTATTATTTGCACATTCCCATTCGGGTTATTATCTATATTCTCATATCTGTTATGCGACCTTTTTTTCCATTCTGCTCGGAACTTATTTGGAGTTTTCGAGGCCCAAGCTGATTGATCTGGCAATCGCCGCCATATTTGCAGACATGGGAATGGTCACTGTTCCGGAAGAAGTTTCCGAGAAAAAAACAGCTTTAACGGAGCTGGATCATAAGACGATCAAAAGGCATCCCGTTACAGGTTATCAAATTCTCACTCAAAGATTGAAACTTAAAAACTCACTTGCGATCGTTGCCCTTCAACACCATGAAGCGGTGGACGGTACCGGTTATCCTCAGAAGATCACTTCCAACGAAATGGAAGAACTGACAAGGGTATTTATGATTGCGGATCAGTTTTCCGCAATGATAGCAACTAGACCTTATCGACCCGCATTTCTTCCTTATGATGCGATGAAACTTATGATCAGTGTGAATGTAAATCGTTTCGATTTGAAAATGGTTCGGTTGTTTCTAAATAAACTGGGAATGTTTCCCATCGGATCGGGAGTTTTATTGTCTGATAATCGAACCGGAATCGTAATTGATTCCAACAAAGACAAACCTCTCCGTCCGGTCATTCGCATAACAAAAGATGCTGAAGGCAATCGGTTGAAACTTTTGGAATTTGTGGATTTGATGATCGATTTGAATACGTACATCCAAAAAGCCATCCCGTTCGCTCAAATTTATTAA
- a CDS encoding EscU/YscU/HrcU family type III secretion system export apparatus switch protein: MKKKAVALQFDSKIHKAPFVLASAEGRKAEQICKIAEENEINLIEDKLLADSLAKLPVGTEIPRELYDSVSVIFRYLLSLQNEKNN; this comes from the coding sequence GTGAAAAAGAAAGCAGTCGCGCTTCAGTTTGATTCCAAGATTCATAAAGCCCCATTTGTACTTGCTTCCGCAGAAGGAAGAAAGGCGGAACAAATCTGTAAGATTGCGGAAGAAAATGAAATCAATCTGATCGAAGATAAACTATTGGCGGATTCTCTTGCCAAACTCCCCGTAGGCACTGAAATCCCCAGGGAACTTTACGATTCCGTCTCGGTTATATTCCGATATCTACTTTCCCTACAAAATGAGAAAAACAATTGA
- a CDS encoding YraN family protein, translating into MKKTELGKWGEDFGADYLDSLGHSILISNFRNRFGELDIISFSGEVLYCTEVKTWNQTRHFHPLQVFNETKKNRMRKVYYYLTKTYPALSHLTVSFCLLHINEKREVSFYSHLF; encoded by the coding sequence GTGAAAAAAACAGAGTTAGGCAAATGGGGAGAGGATTTCGGAGCGGATTACCTGGATTCCCTGGGACATTCCATACTCATTTCCAATTTCAGAAATAGATTCGGGGAATTGGACATAATCAGCTTCTCCGGGGAAGTTCTTTATTGCACCGAGGTAAAAACCTGGAACCAAACCCGCCATTTCCATCCTTTGCAGGTCTTTAATGAGACAAAAAAGAATCGAATGAGGAAGGTATATTATTATCTGACCAAAACTTATCCCGCGCTTTCTCACCTAACAGTGTCATTTTGTTTGCTCCATATAAACGAAAAAAGGGAAGTGAGTTTTTATTCCCATCTATTCTAA
- a CDS encoding ATP-binding protein, whose amino-acid sequence MFPQLAEVTSLHLEKRGASPIQVEIGIKKGLPLFHLLGNASQSMKESRDRIRMAMEASGFSFPMDTIVVNLTPSHLAKKCAFLDLAIAIGILKATGQAKFSFPENTIILGSLSLNGNVLGERDLLPLLWFRNFSETDTVILPGSLRGEIIPQGNYIFLESLSDLSFPSTVEKTAKCEIPLIGEPEESWSSAFLSDSQSAALYQLCIAALGRHHTLLIGNPGEGKTMLAKMLSSLLPSWTKEEVESTFKGSLSTVLYGRALEVGKRPFRSPHHTCTEQSLVGGGTPIQPGEISLAQGGILFLDELGEFKEKSIESLREPMEEKRIHITRVNGKEILPADCMILGAMNPCPCGNYGSKKLCNCSHQRIRSYLRKLSGPFLDRICLVISLFSNDEKRKVQIKEKDMKQKLEDSFQFRQERMASESWKRKPNLIKEDLLEEYCKKYKINNFSFRKRRDWMSLSRTVADWNLSSEIEGKHFLEAFEMISSGSWLQEFC is encoded by the coding sequence ATGTTTCCACAATTGGCAGAAGTAACGAGTTTGCATTTAGAGAAAAGAGGAGCGAGTCCCATCCAGGTTGAAATCGGGATTAAAAAAGGACTTCCTTTGTTCCATCTTTTGGGAAATGCCTCGCAAAGTATGAAGGAATCCAGAGATCGGATCAGAATGGCGATGGAAGCAAGTGGATTTTCCTTTCCCATGGATACGATCGTGGTCAATCTCACCCCCTCTCACCTAGCAAAGAAATGCGCTTTTTTGGATCTGGCCATTGCCATAGGTATTTTAAAAGCTACAGGACAGGCGAAATTTTCTTTTCCCGAAAATACGATTATACTGGGGTCTCTCAGTTTGAATGGAAATGTACTCGGAGAAAGAGATCTTCTTCCTTTGCTTTGGTTCCGAAACTTTTCGGAAACTGACACTGTGATTTTGCCCGGATCTCTTCGGGGGGAAATCATCCCGCAGGGAAACTACATATTCTTAGAAAGCCTGAGTGATTTGTCTTTTCCCTCCACCGTGGAAAAAACAGCAAAATGCGAAATCCCTTTGATCGGAGAGCCGGAAGAATCCTGGTCTTCCGCATTTCTCTCCGATTCCCAATCTGCTGCCTTGTACCAGCTCTGTATTGCCGCTTTAGGACGTCATCATACTCTTTTGATAGGAAACCCCGGGGAAGGCAAAACGATGCTCGCTAAAATGCTGAGCTCTCTTTTACCAAGCTGGACCAAAGAAGAAGTGGAGTCCACTTTCAAAGGAAGCCTTAGTACGGTTTTATATGGGCGGGCATTGGAAGTAGGAAAACGTCCGTTTCGCTCCCCCCACCATACTTGCACCGAACAATCCCTGGTAGGAGGAGGAACTCCGATCCAACCGGGAGAAATATCGCTCGCCCAAGGAGGGATTTTGTTTTTAGACGAATTGGGAGAATTCAAAGAAAAATCCATAGAAAGCCTGAGGGAGCCTATGGAAGAAAAAAGAATTCATATAACGCGCGTAAATGGAAAAGAAATATTGCCTGCGGATTGTATGATTTTGGGCGCGATGAACCCCTGCCCTTGCGGAAATTACGGAAGCAAAAAACTTTGCAATTGTTCCCATCAGAGAATCAGATCTTATTTAAGAAAATTATCAGGGCCCTTTCTGGACAGAATCTGTTTGGTGATTTCTCTTTTTTCCAATGATGAAAAGAGAAAAGTTCAAATCAAAGAAAAGGACATGAAACAAAAACTGGAAGATAGTTTTCAATTCAGGCAAGAAAGAATGGCAAGTGAAAGTTGGAAACGGAAACCAAATCTTATAAAAGAAGATCTCTTGGAGGAATACTGTAAAAAATACAAAATAAACAATTTCTCCTTTCGAAAAAGAAGAGATTGGATGTCTCTATCCAGAACTGTTGCGGATTGGAACCTATCATCTGAAATAGAGGGGAAACATTTTTTAGAAGCATTTGAAATGATTTCATCCGGAAGTTGGTTACAAGAATTTTGTTAA
- a CDS encoding M23 family metallopeptidase — MLRFLHAISFFFLNSRFIGFLSDIFYVRRIFLVSTCLFLTAGLQANPFARFNEEVERSLTTPQSSGMFKLFGNQDAEIQKLFAMGINSGEEEDEEVASFDLPKYINVSPVISNTVVHESGIVIKKYTVQKKDNLSKISRAFGSDVARIKKHNSLVSTNLKLGQILEIPVQTKNASSSRVIKKKIFILPVPQSRVTSRYGRRVDPFNKYNRVYHTGLDLAAKVGTAVLASADGEVIFTGRNGGYGNSVIIQHKNGYKTVYAHCSQILVEVGEAVKMGRVIAAVGRTGTATGAHLHFEVFRNGKLMNPETALNFTEKFVTKLPKSEVAGI; from the coding sequence ATGCTTCGATTTTTACATGCGATTTCTTTCTTTTTCTTAAATTCAAGATTCATTGGTTTCTTATCCGATATTTTTTATGTGAGAAGGATTTTTCTGGTATCTACCTGTCTTTTTTTGACAGCCGGCCTCCAAGCCAACCCATTTGCCCGTTTTAACGAGGAAGTGGAAAGATCTCTCACGACACCTCAATCTTCCGGCATGTTTAAGCTCTTTGGAAACCAAGATGCCGAAATCCAGAAATTATTTGCGATGGGGATCAATTCCGGAGAAGAAGAAGATGAGGAAGTCGCTTCCTTCGACCTTCCCAAATACATCAATGTTTCTCCTGTGATCAGCAATACCGTAGTTCATGAGTCCGGAATCGTAATTAAAAAGTATACCGTCCAAAAAAAGGATAATCTTTCTAAAATCTCCCGTGCTTTCGGTTCTGATGTTGCCCGGATCAAAAAACACAATTCACTTGTTTCCACCAATTTAAAATTGGGACAAATTTTAGAGATTCCGGTCCAAACCAAAAATGCTTCTTCTTCCCGGGTGATCAAAAAAAAGATCTTCATCCTTCCTGTCCCGCAAAGCAGAGTGACTTCCCGTTACGGAAGAAGAGTGGATCCGTTTAATAAATACAACCGTGTTTATCATACCGGCCTAGATCTGGCTGCAAAAGTGGGAACCGCGGTTCTTGCCTCTGCTGATGGGGAAGTGATTTTCACAGGAAGAAACGGCGGTTACGGAAACTCAGTCATCATCCAACACAAAAATGGATATAAAACGGTTTACGCCCATTGCTCACAGATTTTAGTTGAGGTGGGGGAAGCTGTTAAAATGGGAAGAGTCATCGCTGCCGTAGGAAGAACAGGGACTGCTACTGGCGCCCACCTTCATTTTGAGGTTTTTCGCAATGGAAAACTGATGAACCCAGAAACTGCACTTAATTTCACAGAAAAGTTCGTAACCAAACTCCCGAAATCGGAAGTTGCTGGGATTTAA
- a CDS encoding ribonuclease HII, translated as MRSTGIDLSFDKAPKRPYFPELSLPKHLPILSIDEAGRGTLAGPVAIGMVSFDIETIEKIQSGEVLKGIRDSKLLSLEKRRFFAEEVKKLAKVWRVVFVSHKFIDRYNINQAIFYGINRSIPKNLIPHPFLFVDGNYKIKISKPIEGYFSLPKGDDLMPSISAASVLAKTYRDDWMEKMETVFPGYGFAKHKGYGTEFHRNQVKKLGISRIHRLSFLKFLREEVVKEELFPNDPLA; from the coding sequence ATCCGCTCAACCGGCATAGATCTTTCTTTCGACAAAGCTCCGAAAAGGCCTTACTTTCCGGAGCTTTCCCTTCCCAAACATCTCCCCATTCTCTCCATTGACGAAGCCGGGCGCGGCACATTAGCCGGCCCTGTCGCTATAGGCATGGTCTCGTTTGATATTGAAACAATAGAAAAAATCCAATCCGGGGAAGTTCTGAAAGGAATTCGGGATTCCAAACTTTTGAGTTTGGAAAAAAGAAGATTTTTTGCGGAAGAAGTTAAAAAACTAGCGAAAGTTTGGCGAGTCGTGTTTGTTTCTCATAAGTTTATCGATCGTTACAATATCAATCAAGCTATCTTTTACGGAATCAACCGTTCCATCCCTAAAAATCTTATCCCTCATCCGTTTCTATTTGTGGATGGGAATTATAAAATTAAAATCTCCAAACCAATCGAAGGTTACTTCTCATTGCCAAAAGGAGATGATCTTATGCCTAGCATTTCCGCCGCATCGGTTCTTGCTAAAACCTATAGGGATGATTGGATGGAGAAAATGGAAACTGTCTTTCCCGGTTACGGGTTTGCCAAACATAAGGGTTATGGAACCGAATTCCATCGAAATCAGGTCAAAAAACTGGGAATTTCCAGAATCCATAGGTTGAGTTTTTTAAAATTTCTCCGAGAGGAAGTAGTGAAAGAAGAACTATTTCCAAATGATCCACTCGCTTGA
- a CDS encoding type II secretion system-associated lipoprotein, protein MFRFHLLFILLFFFSCSHRLIEKERLREINAYYDEKVYLLKEDVRLSPEEIWKKGTQVRIYVESTPSLLKLKFYPANESRENSVGKLAAYIINEDVKKLKYEFEDVDAWVQDKFQVFEPKDKKTKK, encoded by the coding sequence TTGTTTCGGTTCCATTTATTATTCATTTTGCTCTTCTTCTTTAGTTGTTCTCATAGATTGATTGAAAAAGAAAGATTAAGAGAGATTAACGCTTATTATGATGAGAAAGTTTATCTCCTCAAAGAAGATGTGCGTCTCTCTCCCGAAGAGATTTGGAAAAAAGGCACTCAGGTGCGAATCTATGTGGAATCCACCCCATCCTTACTCAAACTTAAGTTCTATCCGGCGAATGAGTCGAGAGAGAACTCCGTAGGCAAGCTTGCTGCCTACATAATCAATGAAGATGTGAAAAAATTAAAATACGAGTTCGAAGACGTTGATGCCTGGGTTCAGGATAAGTTTCAAGTCTTTGAACCGAAAGATAAAAAAACAAAAAAGTAG
- the trmD gene encoding tRNA (guanosine(37)-N1)-methyltransferase TrmD, whose product MQFNFITLFPDKIESYFQSGIPGKAKNNGFIDINTIHLRDFAGNKHQKVDDTIYGGGPGMLLQVGPVYRALESLGDKKGLVVLMSPSGELFDQKLAKELYASSDCFTFISGYYEGVDHRVTEHLIDREVAIGNYVISSGDLASLVVADCISRFVPGFLGKEASLEEESHNEEEELEYPQFTKPYEFMGWTVPDVLVNGNHEEIRKWRQNNRKTRNHS is encoded by the coding sequence TTGCAGTTTAATTTTATCACTCTTTTCCCTGACAAAATCGAATCCTATTTTCAATCCGGAATCCCAGGCAAAGCCAAAAACAACGGCTTTATCGATATCAATACAATCCATTTGAGAGACTTTGCCGGCAACAAACACCAGAAAGTCGACGATACGATTTACGGAGGAGGACCGGGCATGTTATTGCAGGTTGGTCCGGTATATCGGGCACTTGAGTCCTTAGGAGATAAAAAAGGTCTTGTAGTTCTCATGTCTCCTTCAGGCGAATTGTTCGATCAAAAATTGGCAAAAGAACTCTATGCGAGTTCCGATTGTTTTACCTTTATTTCCGGCTACTATGAAGGGGTAGATCATCGGGTTACGGAGCATTTAATTGACAGGGAAGTGGCTATTGGAAACTATGTAATTTCATCAGGGGATTTAGCTTCCTTGGTTGTGGCGGACTGTATTTCGCGTTTTGTTCCGGGCTTTTTGGGCAAGGAAGCGAGCTTGGAAGAAGAGTCTCACAACGAAGAAGAAGAGTTGGAATACCCTCAGTTTACCAAACCTTACGAATTTATGGGTTGGACTGTTCCGGATGTACTTGTGAACGGCAATCACGAAGAAATCCGAAAGTGGCGGCAAAATAACCGCAAGACAAGAAATCATTCTTAG
- the rplS gene encoding 50S ribosomal protein L19 has product MNQILEKALEGEFKNELNFEIGDTIKVHYKIVESGKERIQVYEGVVISISNKGASKTFTVRRISYDIGVERIFPLHSPRIARLELVRKGSVRRAKLYYLREKTGKSGRIKERKGGQAMVAKEKKRQDEAIATKTAATKAAAAESAQPA; this is encoded by the coding sequence ATGAATCAGATCTTAGAAAAGGCGCTAGAAGGCGAGTTTAAAAACGAGCTCAATTTTGAAATCGGTGATACGATTAAAGTTCATTACAAAATTGTTGAATCTGGAAAAGAAAGAATCCAGGTTTATGAAGGCGTTGTGATCTCGATTTCCAACAAAGGCGCAAGCAAAACTTTTACAGTAAGACGTATTTCTTATGATATCGGAGTGGAAAGAATTTTCCCTCTTCATAGCCCTCGAATCGCAAGATTAGAGTTGGTTAGAAAAGGTAGTGTAAGACGTGCTAAACTTTACTACTTACGTGAAAAAACAGGTAAGTCGGGAAGAATCAAAGAAAGAAAAGGTGGCCAAGCAATGGTTGCCAAAGAGAAAAAAAGACAGGATGAGGCGATTGCTACCAAAACTGCTGCAACGAAAGCAGCTGCTGCCGAATCCGCTCAACCGGCATAG